In Gigantopelta aegis isolate Gae_Host chromosome 6, Gae_host_genome, whole genome shotgun sequence, the following are encoded in one genomic region:
- the LOC121373996 gene encoding zinc finger protein 431-like: MGRPKKSAVCKTCKRGPTNKTSLKTCGTQTELKLDELDKIISFFLSSSDKACREAQQTIHQVQAPSLESRDGDFEVSSDLEDFTPVKNESYHDGNMALPKQVLHDDSDDDGTDNVNSSGIQAVAVVSNEEENEGEDLDYLEHITQDWEEAKQNSDDSETATELSTPEKKQKKPSTPGSQEVRKSSRLAEKYPSGKSFANPKRKRKVTDKKKNIIALKKKHLASLRLKPKTEAVVKGIQKTRSLDCLLCGMSCKTLRELTEHKMEKHEGRVHKCDECGKAFRNVTRLQIHLRCHTGEKPYACPDCPRCFPDPSNLSKHIQTIHEHPHRCDNCRSRFATETELLVHQESSCRKKYDSLGRKLTSELTPKSGQRIVKKAKCEKCGREVLNLRTHMLTHTTDRPFKCDQCESVFKSIYDLKKHKIRHRSDKPHLCEQCGKSFKHIFAIKAHMKIHEEPPVKEVHPCKECNMGFAEAELLAAHTECHLNSLPFKCLLCDKEFETPPELKAHVITHPAARIPVNCNYCDKLYPTLPKMQVHRHTHVSFHMCSFCSKSYSKTSELKRHEATHTGVFNHICELCNKGFVRPDQLKKHMMVHTGDRRFKCETCERSYITEDTLKTHIKLVHGPKTYVCTICGKSFAVEKRLQFHIARHLGKKDYKCDVCGKAFADPSDLPQHKRIHKLVKNFPCLLCPKAFYAQKHLDTHFRVNHKNRMQKLIHTCEICGKVFPREWKLKRHHSVHENRSSRIHYLNKPNAPTIIKLEPIDEPDLTDLAESTSMLQSMENVELTETLAVQCNMCGASCETTELSATEPFLCGLCAQIDVSSDEKTSVFTFTGQEIFKCNMCQKTFALLDNFLNHLQEHPELEIKIETLPTEIDN; the protein is encoded by the coding sequence ATGGGTCGACCAAAGAAATCAGCCGTTTGTAAAACTTGCAAAAGAGGgccaacaaataaaacatctttgAAAACTTGTGGTACACAAACTGAATTGAAGTTGGATGAGCTGGATAAAAtaatttccttctttctttcttcaagtGACAAAGCATGCAGAGAAGCACAACAAACTATACATCAAGTACAAGCACCCAGTTTGGAAAGCCGGGATGGTGACTTTGAGGTCAGCAGTGACTTGGAGGATTTCACACCTGTTAAAAATGAAAGTTATCATGATGGAAATATGGCATTACCAAAACAGGTATTGCATGACGATTCAGATGATGATGGTACTGATAATGTGAATTCCAGTGGAATCCAGGCAGTAGCAGTAGTCAGCAATGAGGAAGAGAATGAGGGGGAAGATCTGGACTATCTGGAGCACATCACACAAGATTGGGAAGAAGCAAAACAGAATTCTGATGATAGTGAAACTGCAACCGAATTATCTACCCCTGagaagaaacagaaaaaaccATCGACACCTGGTTCACAGGAAGTTAGGAAAAGCAGCCGGCTGGCAGAAAAGTATCCTTCTGGCAAGAGTTTTGCAAATCCTAAAAGAAAACGTAAAGTTACTGACAAGAAAAAGAATatcattgctttgaagaaaaaacacttGGCTTCCTTGCGGCTAAAGCCTAAAACTGAGGCTGTGGTAAAGGGCATTCAAAAGACAAGATCACTAGACTGCTTGCTTTGTGGCATGAGCTGCAAAACATTACGGGAACTCACTGAACACAAAATGGAGAAGCATGAAGGGAGAGTTCACAAGTGTGATGAGTGCGGAAAAGCATTCAGGAATGTTACCAGACTTCAGATCCATCTTCGATGCCATACTGGGGAGAAACCATATGCCTGTCCCGATTGTCCAAGATGCTTCCCTGATCCATCAAACCTAAGCAAACATATTCAGACCATTCACGAACATCCTCACCGGTGTGATAATTGCCGATCACGTTTTGCAACAGAAACGGAGCTGTTGGTACACCAAGAAAGCAGTTGTAGAAAGAAATATGACAGTCTTGGCAGAAAACTGACATCAGAGTTAACCCCAAAGTCTGGACAAAGAATTGTCAAAAAGGCTAAATGTGAAAAGTGTGGACGTGAAGTTCTCAACCTTCGTACTCACATGTTGACACACACCACTGACCGACCGTTTAAGTGTGACCAGTGTGAGTCTGTTTTCAAGTCaatatatgatttaaaaaagcACAAGATCAGACACAGAAGTGATAAGCCTCATTTGTGTGAACAATGTGGGAAAAGTTTCAAACACATCTTTGCCATCAAGGCACACATGAAGATACACGAGGAACCACCAGTTAAAGAGGTGCATCCGTGTAAGGAATGCAACATGGGATTTGCAGAAGCAGAGCTATTGGCAGCTCACACTGAATGTCACTTGAACAGTTTGCCTTTTAAGTGCCTTCTTTGTGACAAAGAGTTTGAAACTCCTCCCGAGTTGAAAGCTCATGTCATCACCCATCCTGCAGCAAGGATACCTGTCAACTGTAATTACTGCGACAAGCTTTACCCAACTCTTCCTAAGATGCAagtacacagacatacacacgtGTCTTTTCATATGTGCAGCTTCTGCAGCAAGAGTTACTCTAAAACTAGTGAACTGAAACGCCATGAGGCAACACACACAGGTGTCTTTAATCATATATGCGAGCTATGTAACAAGGGATTTGTACGTCCAGACCAGCTGAAAAAACACATGATGGTTCACACTGGAGACCGCAGGTTCAAATGCGAAACCTGTGAGCGTTCATATATAACGGAGGATACTCTAAAAACACACATCAAGTTGGTCCATGGTCCCAAGACTTACGTCTGTACCATTTGTGGGAAGAGCTTTGCGGTTGAAAAAAGGCTTCAGTTTCATATTGCAcgtcatctgggtaaaaaagaCTACAAATGCGATGTCTGTGGTAAGGCCTTTGCTGACCCATCCGATTTGCCTCAACACAAAAGAATTCACAAACTAGTGAAAAACTTCCCTTGTCTTTTGTGTCCAAAGGCATTTTATGCTCAAAAACACTTGGATACACACTTCAGAGTTAACCACAAGAACAGAATGCAGAAACTAATACATACTTGTGAAATTTGTGGAAAGGTATTTCCTAGAGAGTGGAAACTGAAGCGGCATCATAGTGTCCATGAAAACAGGAGTAGTCGTATTCATTATTTGAACAAGCCCAATGCTCCCACAATAATCAAGCTTGAGCCAATTGATGAACCTGACCTGACAGACCTTGCAGAATCCACCTCCATGCTACAAAGCATGGAAAACGTGGAACTAACAGAGACTCTTGCAGTTCAATGTAATATGTGTGGGGCATCATGCGAGACCACCGAGTTGAGTGCAACTGAACCCTTTTTGTGTGGCTTGTGTGCACAAATTGATGTATCTTCCGATGAAAAGACATCTGTATTTACATTCACCGGTCAGGAGATTTTCAAGTGTAACATGTGCCAAAAGACATTTGCTTTATTGGACAATTTTCTTAACCATCTACAAGAGCATCCTgaattggaaataaaaatagaaactcTTCCAACTGAAATAGACAATTGA